In Oncorhynchus keta strain PuntledgeMale-10-30-2019 unplaced genomic scaffold, Oket_V2 Un_contig_6162_pilon_pilon, whole genome shotgun sequence, the DNA window taaaactgtgggaccttatcgACAGGTGTGGGCCTTTCCTACTCCTGCCAAATTaattgagtttaccacaggtggactccaagctgtagaaacatttttaaggatgatcaatggaaaccacACCTGAGCTCCGCTTCTAGTctgatagcaaagggtctgaatactggtATAAATAAGGTATTATATCATTTtagaaattagcaaacatttctaaactgctttttgctttgtcaatatcggccattgtgtgtagattaatgacgGGGAAAAACCCCATttttaatccgttttagaataacGTAACAAAGTGCggaaagtctaggggtctgaattctttccaaatgcactatGTTTAATGTAAATACCTGTCTCCATATATTTGTTTAAATGTGTATATTGTTGTCTCTTGCAGGCCATCAGAAAGGCTCATGATGAAGTGGCAGCACAGGGCCAGTGCAGGGTGAGAACACAATGCAACATAAGGACCTCTTCAGATGTTACTTATGTAGAATTTCATCTTTTATActccctccctcgttctctccctctctttcaggtGGAGGCAGATAACGTGAACTTCCATTTCATCACCTTTGTCAATGTGAAAGGACAGCTTTATGAGCTGGGTGAGTCCCGGTGTTCCGCCCCCTGTCCCCGGTGTTCCGCCCCTTGTCCCCGGTGTTCCGCCCCTTGTCCCCGGTGTTCCGCCCCTTGTCCCCGGTGTTCCGCCCCTTGTCCCCGGTGTTCCGCCCCCTGTCCCCGGTGTTCCGCCCCCTGTCCCCGGTGTTCCGCCCCTTGTCCCCGGTGTTCCGTCCCCGGTGTTCCGCCCCTTGTCCCCGGTGTTCCGCCCCTTGTCCCCGGTGTTCCGTCCCCGGTGTTCCGTCCCCGGTGTTCCGCCCCTTGTCCCCGTGTTCCGCCCCTTGTCCCCGGTGTTCCGTCCCCGGTGTTCCGCCCCTTGTCCCCGGTGTTCCGCCCCTTGTCCCCGGTGTTCCGCCCCTTGTCCCCGGTGTTCCGCCCCTTGTCCCCGGTGTTCCGCCCCTTGTCCCCGGTGTTCCGCCCCTTGTCCCCGGTGTTCCGCCCCTTGTCCCCGGTGTTCCGCCCCTTGTCCCCGGTGTTCCGCCCCTTGTCCCCGGTGTTCCGCCCCTTGTCCCCTTGTGTTCTGCCCCGCCTCGCCAGGTGTGTATTTAcacactttctctgtctctctctgtgattcTGTTGTGTAGATGGTAGGATGGAGGGACCGGTGAACCATGGAACCACCAAGGATGACTCCTTCATCAAGGTACGTTCCTCTTCCGTTCATCTAATCCCGGCCGACGTGTCAAACCTTCGGTTCATCTGATCCCGGCCGACGTGTCAAACCTTCGGTTCATCTAATCCCGGCCGACGTGTCAAACCTTCGGTTTCATCTGATCGGTTCATCCGCCGACGTGTCAAACCTTCGGTTCATCTAATCCCGTCCGACATGTCAAACCTTCGGTTCATCTAATCCCGGCCGACGTATCAAACTGTAAAGTCAGATTTTATTCCCTATGAAGAATCACCCTACAGAGCAGCACTGTGTTTTTCCTCACAAAAGTAGCGGCTCCCCGGCAGCCGGAACGCACCGCGTCGTTCCCCCCCCGGCAGCCGGATGTGGGCGTGCATACCTTCTATTGCTAGCTGATGTTGGCGTGCATGCCTTCTATTGCTAGCTGATGTGGGCGTGCATGCCTTCTATTGCTAGCTGATGTGGGCGTGCATGCCTTCTATTGCTAGCTGATGTGGAGTGCATGCCTTCTATTGCTAGCTGATGTGGGCGTGCATACCTTCTATTGCTTGCTGATGTGGGCGTGCATACCTTCTATTGCTAGCTGATGTGGGCGTGCATACCTTCTATTGCTAGCTGGTGTGGGCGTGCATGCCTTCTATTGCTAGCTGGTGTGGGCGTGCATGCCTTCTATTGCTAGCTGGTGTGGGCGTGCATACCTTCTATTGCTAGCTGGTGTGGGCGTGCATGCCTTCTATTGCTAGCTGGTGTGGGCGTGCATGCCTTCTATTGCTAGCTGATGTGGGCGTGCATACCTTCTATTGCTAGCTGGTGTGGGCGTGCATGCCTTCTATTGCTAGCTGGTGTGGGCGTGCATACCTTCTATTGCTAGCTGATGTGGGCGTGCATACCTTCTATTGCTAGCTGGTGTGGGCGTGCATGCCTTCTATTGCTAGCTGGTGTGGGCGTGCATGCCTTCTATTGCTAGCTGGTGTGGGCGTGCATGCCTTCTATTGCTAGCTGGTGTGGGAGTGCATGCCTTCTATTGCTAGCTGGTGTGGGAGTGCATGCCTTCTATTGCTAGCTGGTGTGGGCGTGCATGCCTTCTATTGCTAGCTGGTGTGGGCGTGCATACCTTCTATTGCTAGCTGGTGTGGGCGTGCATGCCTTCTATTGCTAGCTGGTGTGGGAGTGCATACCTTCTATTGCTAGCTGGTGTGGGCGTGCATGCCTTCTATTGCTAGCTGGTGTGGGCGTGCATGCCTTCTATTGCTAGCTGGTGTGTTTAAACTGGAATAATGTTGTAGTTTACACGGGCAAGTATTAGAATATTTGACAGGGCATATTTAATTATTAATCTGACTATTTCTCATAGATCTGGgaagctaaaaggctagctagcttgctgtgtTTAGCCATACTGGAGATGTGAGAAGCTAAAGGGCTAGCTAGCAGGCCTGTAGCGCTATGCAGGTGAAGCTTGTAGAAAGAGTCAGGAATATGTAGTGTGGAGAGGATGTGTTCATTAGGATAACGTCTCCTGagatgtcataatataatgatgATGCCTGGCTAACGTCTAAACAACGCAGAATGGAGTATATAGACATTCTACATCTGTCAGGCGTCTTGCCATTGAGCTCACTGCGTCCTCCCAGTGTATCCTCTTTAACCAGAGGGTTGTGCTAGCTGGGCTGTTCGTCTAgcgtttcgctacacccgcaataacatctgctaaatatttgATTAATTTATCAGAGGCTCCAGAGCCACGGTTAGTGCttaatctctctcctctctctccccaggatGCAGCCAGGGTGTGTCGGGGTTttgtggagagagcagagggagaggtcCGCTTCTCTGCTGTGGCCCTCTGTCATACCTAGAGaccctggggacacacacacacacacacacacacacaggtgaaccatggtgtacacacacacctggtatGTACTGGAAACATAGTTTGcactctctccacacacacacacacatgcgtagATGGTAGTTTGCACAAGCCTGGTGTCACGATGATGTCACTACTGCTGTACTTTCTGTCTGCTGTacggttttatttatttaagtcAGATCACCACtgagaaagtagtgcacttacaTGGGGGAGTAGGGAGACGTTTGATCTGCAGCCAATCAGGTGTTCCTGTTTTTCTGCTGTCTGACTCCTCAGCTCTGTTTCTAACCGTTGTTACTGTGTTGGGATGACGTTGTTACTGTGTTGGGAGCGTTGTTACTGTGTTGGGATGGCGTTGTTACTGTGTTGGGATGCGTTGTTACTGTGTTGGGAGCGTTGTTACTGTGTTGGGATGACGTTGTTACTGTGTTGGGATGACGTTGTTACTGTGTTGGGATAGCGTTGTTACTGTGTTGGGATAGCGTTGTTACTGTGTTGGGATGCGTTGTTACTGTGTTGGGATGCGTTGTTACTGTGTTGGGATGACGTTGTTACTGTGTTGGGATGACGTTGTTACTGTGTTGGGATGCGTTGTTACTGTGTTGGGATGACGTTGTTACTGTGTTGGGATAGCGTTGTTACTGTGTTGGGATGCGTTGTTACTGTGTTGGGATGACACTGCAACAATGTTGGCTGTGCTTTGCCTTTCTGTCTTCCTGTGCTGCTGACTGCCAATAAACAACCAAACTACACACTTCTCCTCTGTGTGATGTAAAGTCATTCACTTCTGTCATTACTTTACTTGAGTAGCTTTTCAGAGTAAAATGTTGAAGTAGCTTCTACTTTAGGAGGGTATTTCAGTTCTCTTTCCATCCTGATATTTTCAAACGTTAAAGTAGTATCTGTACTTTAATATGTTTATATTTGACTTCTTTCACTTCACTACATTCCCCCCAAAATacgtacattttccctgacagacAAAAGtgctcattacattttgaatgcttagcaggacagacaAAGTGTCCAATTCACTTTCTTGTGAACATCTCTGgtaatccctactgcctctgatctggaggactcactaaacagagaacatccctggtcatccctactgcctctgatctggaggactcactaaacagaacatctctggtcatccctactgcctctgatctggaggactcactaaacagaacatctctggtcatccctactgcctctgatctggaggactcactgaacagagaacatccctggtcatccctactgcctctgatctggaggactcactgaacagagaacatccctggtcatccctactgcctctgatctggaggactcactaaacagagaacatccctggtcatccctactgcctctgatctggaggactcactgaacagagaacatccctggtcatccctactgcctctgatctggaggactcactaaacagagaacatccctggtcatccctactgcctctgatctggaggactcactaaacagagaacatccctggtcatccctactgcctctgatctggaggactcactaaacagagaacatccctggtcatccctactgcctctgatctggaggactcactaaacagagaacatccctggtcatccctactgtctctgatctggaggactcactaaacagaacattaTCCCCTGATCTGGGGGGGCCAGTTATCCCCTAGTGAGGAGGGGGGCAGTTATTCCCTAGTAGGGGGGGTGAGTTTCCCCAAACACCCATCGATCATATTACTACTTACATCAAATTCTCCACATTTTTCTCTCAAAACAGGTGGGTTGTTTATCGTAAAGCTTTTGTACTTGTATATTGAGAATTTATAACCCCAGTGGAATATATCTACAACTTCTTCAAAATGTCAAATGTGATCAATTTACCACAACTGTTTTGTTGAAATATCTCCAAGTTGTGAGTCCATCTTGTGTTAACGTGAATAACGGGGGAGAGTTACCCCGGGGGGCAGTTACACCTAGAACCCTACTATGTTTTGACCCTTTAGAACATTATTTTTAAACGCATCTAAACTGAATTAAAAATAAATTTGGACTCTAAAAAAACTTCCATGGACATTAAATATGTAAATCATGTTAAGTAGCCTAATAATGAACCCATGTATTGATGTGAAAACAGATTTGTATTTATCAATTAATCTGTTTGTAAAAATCAATAAAAAAATGTTAAATGTCATTAAATAACAGAAGTTATCGCTGTGGTCGTCGGACGGAAGTTGTCCAGATCAGAGCTGGGAGCGCGTCGCCGTGGTTACAGACGCGGTGCGGCAGCGCGTCGCCGTGGTTACAGACGCGGTGCGGCAGCGCGTCGCCGTGGTTACAGACGCGGTGAATCAACGCGACCTTTCTGCTTCTCTGGCGCTCGGTGGCAGCAGCGTCACGTTGTCTCGCCAGCTGACCGGAATTATAACGCCACCGTTTGTAAAATACACACCGCctcaaacccccccccccctccaacatTCTTCTATCCTCCCCGTCCTGCGGGCACCAGGACCGGCTGCTTGGCGTCTGTCTCGCGCCTGGCCGGTTGGAGGTTATTTTTAGTGTCCGGTTGGTTCGTGTTGCAGTGTGGGGAGTCACGATAGATCATTTTCCTCTACAGCCCAACCGGGAGACGCTCACGCCGAGTTACGGAGAATTCTGCTAGAATAACGGATATAACAGATACGGGCCCTCCGTGAGCCTTAACCGGTGGAATAACAAGCCCAGCTGTCCGGTAGGAATTAAGGGACGACATTGCCGAGCTTTTCTTAACAGAGAAAGGATATTTAAACCCCACGAGCGCACCATAGCCTACTGAAGCCGTTATCAGAGATGGCCAGCACCGGGACTGAGCGCGAGGAACCTCACGTTCCCCTGGACGAACTGAGACATCCCGAGTCTGCATTCAGAGAGTCGCAGAAGTGGATTGAGGTGAGATGTCTGTGTATAAACAGGGGTTATTACCGGGGTTCCTCttcatggaatacctaggatagggttaatccttctcccccttctcccccaaaataaaaaaaaaaagatttagatgcaagtggctgttccactggatgtcataaggtgtatgcaccaatttgtaagtcgctctggatagagcgtctgctaaatgacttaaatgtaatgtaaatgttataaatgttatattacagtaggaggttctagacaccggtgttataaatgttatattacagtaggaggttctagacaccggggttataaatgttatattacagtaggaggttctagacaccggggttataaatgttatattacagtaggaggttctagacacggggttataaatgttatattacagtaggaggtaggggttataaatggtatattacagtaggaggttctagacaccggggttataaatgttatattacagtaggaggttctagacaccggggttataaatgttatattacagtaggggttataaatgttatattacagtaggaggttatagacaccggggttataaatgttatattacagtaggaggttctagacaccggggttataaatgttatattacagtagggggttatagacaccggggttataaatgttatattacagtaggaggttctagacaccggggttataaatgttatattacagtaggaggttctagacaccggggttataaatgttatattacagtaggaggttctagacaccggggttataaatgttatattacagtaggaggttctagacaccggggttataaatgttatattacagtaggaggttctagacaccggggttataaatgttatattacagtaggaggttctagacaccggggttataaatgttatattacagtaggaggttctagacaccggggttataaatgttatattacagtaggaggttctagacaccggggttataaatgttatattacagtaggaggttctagacaccggggttataaatgttatattacagtaggaggttctagacaccggggggttataaatgttatattacagtaggaggttctagacaccgggaTGTAAAATGTTATATAAGTAGGGGTTATAACACCGGGGTTAtacatgttatattacagtaggaggttctagacaccggggttataaatgttatattacagtaggaggttctagacaccggggttataaatgttatattacagtaggagttCTAGacaggggttataaatgttatattacagtaggaggttctagacaccggggttataaatgttatattacagtatgaggttctagacaccggggttatacatgtttatattacagtagggttataaatgttatattacagtaggaggttctagacaccagggttataaatgttatattacagtaggaggttctagacaccggggttataaatgttatattacagtaggaggttctagacaccggtgttataaatgttatattacagtaggaggttatagacaccggggttataaatgttatattacagtaggaggttctaaacacaggggttataaatgttatattacagtaggaggttctagacaccggggttataaatgttatattacagtaggaggttatagacaccggggttataaatgttatattacagtaggaggttctagacaccggggttataaatgttatattacagtaggaggttctagacaccggggttatacatgttatattacagtaggaggttctagacaccggggttataaatgttatattacagtaggaggttctagacaccggggttataaatgttatattacagtaggaggttctagacaccggggttataaatgttatattacagtaggaggttctagacaccggggttataaatgttatattacagtagggggttatagatgttatattacagtaggaggttctagacaccgggggttataaatgttatattacagtaggaggttctagacaccgggttataaatgttatattacagtaggaggtctagacaccggggttataaatgttatattacagtaggaggttctagacaccaggggggttataaatgttatattacagtaggaggttctagttatattacagtaggaggttctagacaccagggttataaatgttatattacagtaggaggttctagacaccggggttataaatgttatattacagttctagacaccggggttataaatgttatattacagtaggaggttatagacaccggggttatataaatgttatattacagtaggggttataaatgttatattacagtaggggttataaatgttatattacagtaggggttataatgttatattacagtagaaggttctagacaccggggttataaatgttatattacagtaggggttataaatgttatattacagtaggaggttctagacaccggggttatagatgttatattacagtaggaggttataaatgttatattacagtaggaggttctagacaccggggttataaatgttatattacagtaggaggttctagacactggggttataaatgttatattacagtaggggttatagatgttatattacagtaggaggttctagacaccggggttataaatgttatattacagtaggagggttataaatgttatattacagtaggaggttctagacaccggggttataaatgttatattacagtaggaggttctagacaccagggttataaatgttatattacagtaggggttatagatgttatattacagtaggaggttctagacaccggggttataaatgttatattacagtaggaggttctagacaccggggttataaatgttatattacagtaggaggttctagacaccggggttataaatgttatattgcaGTAGGGGGTTAtagatgttatattacagtagggggttataaatgttatattacagtagggggttataaatgttatattacagtaggggttataaatgttatattacagtagggggttataaatgttatattacagtaggggttataaatgttacagtagggggttataaatgttatattgcagtagggggttataaatgttatattacagtaggggttataaatgttattacagtagggggttataaatgttatattacagtagggggttataaatgttatatttacagtaggaggttataaatgttatattgcagtagggggttataaatgttatattacagtaggggttataaatgttatattacagtaggggttataaatgttatattacagtaggggttataaatgttatattacaggggttataaatgttatatttacagtaggaggttataaatgttatatttaggGGTTATAAATGCagtaggggttataaatgttatattacagtaggggttataaatgttatattacagtaggggttataaatgttatattacagtaggaggttataaatgttatattgcagtagggggttataaatgttatattacagtaggggttataaatgttatattacagtagggggttataaatgttatattacagtagggggttataaatgttatattacagtaggggttataaatgttatattacagtagggggttataaatgttatattacagtaaggggttataaatgttatattacagtaggaggttataaatgttatattacagtaaggggttataaatgttatattgctgtagggggttctggactggagacctgggactgaggggatagcctataaatgttatattgctgtagggggttctggactggagacctgggactgaggggatagcctataaatgttatattgctaggggttctggactggagacctgggtctgaggggatagcctataaatgttatattacagt includes these proteins:
- the LOC127925726 gene encoding ubiquitin carboxyl-terminal hydrolase isozyme L1-like, with the protein product IPVSIYLFKCVYCCLLQAIRKAHDEVAAQGQCRVEADNVNFHFITFVNVKGQLYELDGRMEGPVNHGTTKDDSFIKDAARVCRGFVERAEGEVRFSAVALCHT